A part of Paenibacillus sp. sptzw28 genomic DNA contains:
- a CDS encoding L,D-transpeptidase: protein MEQRDDMSYLKRYVQNHPNNRMAWYLLGKQYMLEGKEAKANYCFLQAGSIYEAYERKRHPLASEPQQMIAQWNRKRRLKMLAVRSAAAMMLLLAAVLADPFAGHQDGGYINENEASIISSGKEASGNAEAAQLVRVVFVEPSESSAVGTAIGDLMDAGGGKAPRLGLAAMLQQEDSWRKWTGDTRMILSMRRQGMGEAFDVTLLDATTCDCQPADAADAYKTYNSWSREQEERWTLSSAIIQYRSLFDRWPKALEDMVRPYPNNVLAGETKQMRSIFPDVLESLKASDSAGASVVPAGGGGGSAVNKGKDEGSGSAVPLTDKPVAIIVDKDRHQLAVVSGDVIIRSYTVGLGGSKTPSGSFYISEKVKNPNGREDGEFGSRGMTLSGTRYAIHGTNEPGSIGGDESHGCIRMRKEDVEELYDLVPLGTQVDIKSGVLPFTVQPPAARFKLTPMENETNPAVVYRWLH from the coding sequence ATGGAACAGCGGGACGATATGTCATACCTCAAGCGTTACGTTCAAAACCACCCCAATAACCGGATGGCATGGTATTTACTCGGCAAACAATATATGTTGGAAGGGAAAGAAGCTAAAGCCAATTACTGCTTTCTGCAGGCTGGCAGTATATACGAAGCGTACGAGCGTAAGAGGCATCCTCTCGCAAGCGAGCCGCAGCAAATGATTGCACAGTGGAATCGCAAACGCCGTCTTAAGATGCTGGCCGTTCGCTCGGCCGCTGCGATGATGCTCTTGCTGGCGGCTGTACTGGCGGATCCGTTCGCCGGGCATCAGGACGGCGGATATATTAATGAGAACGAAGCGAGCATTATTTCGTCCGGGAAAGAGGCATCCGGTAATGCAGAAGCTGCGCAGCTTGTCCGGGTGGTTTTCGTGGAGCCTTCTGAAAGCAGTGCAGTTGGCACGGCGATAGGTGATTTGATGGACGCCGGCGGCGGAAAGGCGCCCCGCCTTGGTCTTGCAGCAATGCTGCAGCAGGAGGATTCGTGGCGCAAATGGACGGGCGACACCCGTATGATTCTTTCCATGCGCCGTCAAGGGATGGGCGAAGCCTTCGATGTGACGCTGCTGGATGCGACGACGTGCGATTGCCAGCCTGCGGATGCTGCGGACGCTTATAAAACCTATAACAGCTGGAGCCGGGAGCAGGAGGAGCGTTGGACTTTATCGAGCGCCATCATCCAGTACCGCAGTCTGTTCGACCGATGGCCCAAGGCGCTGGAAGATATGGTGAGGCCGTATCCGAATAATGTCCTTGCTGGGGAAACGAAACAAATGCGCTCGATATTCCCTGATGTCCTGGAATCGCTGAAAGCTTCCGATTCGGCTGGAGCATCCGTTGTGCCGGCAGGCGGGGGAGGCGGTTCGGCCGTAAACAAGGGGAAGGACGAAGGTAGTGGCAGTGCTGTGCCGCTAACGGATAAACCTGTCGCGATCATCGTCGATAAAGACCGGCACCAGCTTGCAGTTGTCAGCGGAGATGTAATTATCCGCAGCTATACGGTTGGATTGGGCGGGTCAAAGACACCTTCAGGCAGCTTCTATATAAGCGAAAAGGTGAAAAACCCGAACGGCCGGGAAGACGGCGAATTTGGAAGCAGAGGGATGACATTGTCCGGGACGCGCTATGCCATTCATGGAACGAATGAACCAGGCAGCATTGGAGGGGATGAATCGCACGGGTGCATACGGATGCGTAAGGAAGATGTGGAAGAGCTGTACGATCTCGTGCCGCTCGGCACTCAAGTGGATATTAAAAGCGGGGTTCTTCCCTTTACCGTCCAGCCGCCCGCTGCAAGATTCAAGCTGACGCCGATGGAGAACGAGACGAACCCCGCTGTGGTTTACCGGTGGCTTCATTAA
- a CDS encoding ferredoxin, with protein sequence MSKFTWVEKDTCIACGACGATAPDIYDYDDEGLAEVIYGGDANKGNTEIPEDLYDDLQDAADGCPTDSIKIADGPFNN encoded by the coding sequence ATGTCGAAGTTTACTTGGGTTGAAAAAGATACGTGCATAGCTTGCGGAGCTTGCGGAGCAACGGCACCGGACATTTACGATTACGACGATGAAGGTCTTGCTGAAGTAATCTACGGCGGAGACGCGAACAAAGGAAACACGGAAATTCCGGAGGATCTGTACGACGATCTGCAGGATGCTGCTGATGGCTGCCCGACCGATTCCATCAAAATCGCCGATGGTCCTTTTAACAATTAA
- a CDS encoding DUF309 domain-containing protein → MPAGARYDEKFVHFVVLFNVDEDYFECHEVMEELWLEEGRNTLYQGLLQAAVGLHHWRNDNFSGAVKLFTQAENKLAHYPDEMMGLDLRQLRSDIARCLEPLSGWLKLAETGKSGESGEAGKTDGGGKPTEGPPAFAAFRLIVTDDELRALAKALADIPLEQRLHKED, encoded by the coding sequence GTGCCGGCGGGTGCGCGTTATGACGAGAAGTTCGTCCACTTTGTCGTGCTGTTCAATGTGGACGAGGACTACTTCGAATGCCACGAGGTCATGGAGGAGCTGTGGCTGGAGGAAGGCCGCAACACCTTGTATCAAGGCCTGCTGCAGGCGGCGGTCGGTCTCCACCATTGGCGCAACGACAACTTCTCCGGCGCGGTGAAGCTGTTCACGCAAGCGGAAAATAAACTCGCCCATTACCCGGACGAGATGATGGGGCTTGACCTCAGGCAGCTGCGCAGCGATATCGCGCGCTGTCTTGAGCCTTTATCAGGTTGGTTGAAGCTCGCGGAAACAGGTAAAAGCGGAGAGAGCGGGGAAGCAGGGAAAACCGATGGTGGTGGCAAGCCGACGGAAGGACCGCCGGCTTTTGCCGCGTTCCGGCTTATTGTAACCGATGACGAGCTGCGTGCACTTGCGAAGGCGCTTGCGGACATTCCGCTGGAGCAGCGGCTCCATAAAGAGGATTGA
- a CDS encoding FecR domain-containing protein, translating to MNTRNRILLMALCLMLLAGPAALFAGAGQASAQVMRVAIVKSKKGTVQVLKSGGSKPFAAFNKMSLNEGDQIVTGKDGGVELELASEDAAKDSVTIGASSQVTFTKLKESGGQKTKMSVWAGSLWLKVKSVSNANDRFEVETPTSIMGVRGTHFFVGVDPETGLSYAVLAAGLIQIEAERTRRDSELNRELTQQLLLYPSQQLVETNVDEGIKTAVSVFDPNSIIQNASSNVIEAIIKDSRSIKEEQQETIDKLKQELIDKGKLDNNMDQLTGGMVRNREDLDRLTNNLFNFVSLVAEKAVDEGKVSEKDMQNLIDQVNKEAGEKLVDITSPHELRLTVEEQRKLQEAAQLIAAEKRRAEIEKERKAASDQLDKDLIDKLKQMKSKLDAFNKEAAEAARKAAEERFYNQLSDAQKKTFDENKKSNEGNETAQPDSATGSVNTSPVTTPMASLQFSDPAYISGSAVLTGTSMPVELNLVLSGFTGSSQIYGYQIEVEYDSSRTNFDSEKFSAAQQLLNYRSGGGVFKVEPVGAAVSGADSVDHVRQITGETKSSVIYSVTKFSGGEVEVKGETTVLKLPFVIYRLASIPDSGPATVPVTYHIKSITAVDANGNKIGTAAGRDLTLNVTYKPTT from the coding sequence ATGAATACAAGAAATCGGATTCTGCTTATGGCGCTGTGTCTGATGCTGCTCGCCGGGCCGGCCGCTTTGTTTGCGGGAGCCGGACAAGCGTCCGCTCAGGTGATGCGAGTCGCAATCGTGAAGTCGAAGAAGGGTACTGTACAGGTTCTTAAATCCGGCGGTTCAAAGCCGTTCGCGGCTTTTAATAAAATGAGCTTGAATGAAGGGGATCAAATTGTTACGGGTAAGGACGGCGGCGTAGAGCTGGAGCTGGCAAGCGAGGACGCGGCTAAAGACAGCGTCACGATCGGAGCAAGCTCGCAGGTTACGTTCACGAAGTTGAAGGAGAGCGGCGGCCAGAAGACGAAAATGAGCGTCTGGGCTGGATCGCTATGGCTGAAGGTGAAATCCGTTTCCAATGCAAATGACCGGTTCGAGGTTGAGACGCCGACATCGATTATGGGAGTGCGCGGAACGCATTTCTTTGTCGGGGTCGACCCTGAGACCGGTCTGAGCTACGCTGTGCTGGCAGCAGGGCTTATCCAGATTGAGGCGGAACGAACCCGGCGGGATTCGGAGCTCAATCGGGAGTTGACTCAACAGCTTCTCTTGTATCCGTCGCAGCAGCTCGTAGAGACGAATGTAGATGAAGGCATAAAGACCGCAGTGTCGGTTTTCGACCCGAATTCGATTATCCAAAATGCTTCATCCAACGTCATCGAGGCTATCATCAAGGATTCTCGTTCTATTAAAGAAGAGCAGCAGGAAACGATCGATAAATTGAAACAAGAGTTGATAGATAAAGGCAAGTTGGATAACAATATGGATCAACTCACCGGCGGGATGGTCAGAAACCGGGAAGATTTGGACCGTTTGACGAATAATTTGTTTAATTTTGTAAGCCTGGTAGCCGAAAAAGCTGTCGATGAAGGTAAAGTATCGGAAAAAGACATGCAAAACCTGATTGATCAGGTGAACAAAGAAGCGGGAGAGAAGCTGGTGGATATTACCTCGCCGCATGAACTGAGGCTGACGGTTGAGGAGCAGCGGAAGCTGCAGGAAGCCGCACAGCTTATCGCGGCAGAGAAGCGGCGCGCAGAGATCGAGAAGGAAAGAAAAGCCGCATCGGATCAGCTTGATAAAGACCTCATCGATAAGCTCAAACAAATGAAAAGCAAATTGGATGCATTCAATAAAGAGGCAGCCGAAGCAGCGAGAAAAGCAGCCGAAGAACGATTCTACAACCAGCTGAGCGATGCCCAGAAGAAGACTTTTGACGAAAACAAAAAGAGCAATGAAGGTAACGAGACGGCTCAGCCGGATTCTGCAACAGGAAGCGTGAACACGTCTCCTGTAACTACGCCAATGGCAAGCTTGCAGTTTAGCGACCCGGCATATATCTCAGGGAGCGCTGTACTAACCGGCACTTCTATGCCGGTAGAACTGAATTTGGTGTTGAGCGGATTTACAGGCTCCAGCCAAATCTATGGCTATCAGATTGAAGTGGAATACGACAGCAGCCGGACTAACTTCGATTCGGAGAAATTCTCGGCTGCACAGCAGCTGCTCAATTACCGCAGCGGCGGTGGTGTGTTCAAGGTTGAGCCAGTGGGTGCTGCGGTCAGCGGGGCTGACAGTGTAGATCATGTTCGGCAAATTACCGGGGAGACAAAATCGTCTGTCATTTATTCGGTAACGAAATTCAGCGGCGGCGAAGTGGAAGTGAAAGGCGAAACAACTGTGCTTAAGCTTCCGTTTGTAATCTACCGACTGGCATCCATTCCGGACTCCGGGCCAGCGACGGTTCCCGTAACGTATCACATTAAATCGATTACGGCCGTCGACGCCAACGGTAATAAAATCGGGACGGCAGCGGGCCGGGATTTGACCCTCAATGTAACATACAAACCAACGACATAA
- a CDS encoding CHASE2 domain-containing protein, whose protein sequence is MLKRRWPLTVAAGMLICIFWSYIASLGTGGSLNRLESALQDLMMQQSDAERAPYDDIKIIKIDQGSLDQLGQFPWDRALYAQLITMLADAGAKAIALDVVLAEPGQDPESDAAMAAVMKKYPNVVLPVVFNFKARQDKPGELETESISYPASTIGASAGQEGHINVLQDTDGTVRKLTVGLRDNDKLVPAFSVRLANYLLDRDHQIHWDVEKGRWYRGSERIPADSRNQIATEFYTHPREEMSAATGYDSQSFFDVLSGNIPPEYYENSVVLIGPYAPGLQDEYLTPLSTSLKMYGVEIHANMAQSLAAGKFYIKTGQTVTYTLIIALALLSLILFERITGGRAFILYGGLSVFFFGMWICIYYFAQTFITFTYPFLVMTSTFIWSVGRHYVTERRERSRVTSIFGRFVPRTVVDEILASGEDAKVGGERRDISVIFVDIRGFTSMSEKLQPEQVIQILNEYLDICTKAVFKWNGTLDKFIGDGVMAIFGAPVTQSNHPELAVRAALEMKRQSAELEERCLREIGVPVRFGVGVNSGPAVVGNIGSQMLRLDYTAIGDTVNLAARLESNAKPGQILVSEETLKRVDGIFETSAIGEIMVKGKEKPVLVTEVLEEAGTKRVSAQAEIEGREGE, encoded by the coding sequence ATGCTTAAGCGCAGATGGCCGCTTACGGTAGCCGCCGGGATGCTGATTTGTATCTTCTGGTCGTATATCGCCAGTCTCGGTACAGGCGGCTCGCTAAATCGTCTGGAATCGGCGCTCCAGGATTTAATGATGCAGCAGAGCGATGCCGAGAGGGCGCCTTATGATGACATCAAAATCATTAAAATCGATCAGGGCTCGCTTGATCAGCTAGGACAATTTCCATGGGACCGGGCGCTTTACGCACAGCTGATCACAATGCTTGCGGATGCGGGAGCGAAGGCGATCGCTCTCGACGTCGTTCTGGCCGAGCCCGGACAAGACCCGGAGAGTGATGCGGCGATGGCGGCGGTCATGAAGAAATATCCGAACGTCGTGCTGCCGGTGGTCTTTAATTTCAAAGCCAGGCAGGACAAGCCGGGCGAGCTGGAGACCGAATCGATTTCTTATCCGGCGAGTACAATCGGCGCAAGCGCCGGCCAGGAGGGGCATATCAACGTCCTGCAGGACACGGACGGGACGGTGCGTAAGCTTACTGTAGGGTTGCGGGATAATGACAAGCTAGTCCCGGCCTTCAGCGTAAGACTTGCGAACTATTTGCTGGACCGTGACCACCAGATTCACTGGGATGTGGAGAAGGGAAGATGGTATCGCGGCTCCGAGCGGATTCCGGCAGATTCCCGCAACCAGATCGCCACGGAATTCTATACGCATCCCCGCGAGGAAATGAGTGCCGCGACCGGCTACGACTCGCAATCGTTCTTCGATGTTCTCTCAGGGAACATACCGCCGGAATATTATGAGAACAGTGTAGTTCTGATCGGACCCTATGCGCCTGGTCTGCAGGACGAATACTTAACGCCGCTCAGCACCTCGCTCAAAATGTACGGGGTCGAGATTCATGCCAATATGGCGCAGTCGCTCGCTGCGGGCAAATTTTACATAAAAACCGGCCAAACGGTTACATATACGCTTATTATCGCTCTGGCCTTGTTATCGCTTATATTGTTTGAGCGAATAACCGGGGGGCGTGCATTCATCCTCTACGGCGGTCTTTCTGTCTTCTTCTTCGGAATGTGGATATGCATTTATTATTTTGCCCAGACTTTCATCACGTTTACTTATCCTTTCCTGGTGATGACGTCGACTTTTATATGGTCCGTAGGCAGACATTATGTGACGGAGCGCCGTGAACGCAGCCGTGTAACGAGCATTTTCGGTCGATTTGTGCCGAGGACGGTAGTCGATGAAATTCTCGCCTCGGGAGAAGACGCAAAGGTTGGCGGCGAGCGGAGAGACATCAGCGTAATTTTCGTCGACATCCGCGGTTTTACCTCTATGTCCGAGAAGCTGCAGCCAGAGCAGGTTATTCAGATACTGAACGAATATTTGGATATTTGCACCAAGGCGGTATTCAAATGGAACGGTACGCTGGATAAATTTATCGGAGACGGAGTCATGGCAATATTCGGTGCTCCGGTCACGCAGTCCAATCATCCGGAGCTTGCCGTACGTGCAGCTCTTGAGATGAAGCGGCAATCGGCGGAACTGGAGGAGCGCTGCCTTCGGGAAATCGGCGTTCCCGTCCGGTTTGGCGTCGGCGTTAACAGTGGGCCGGCAGTAGTCGGGAATATCGGTTCGCAGATGCTTCGGCTTGACTATACCGCTATTGGCGATACGGTCAACCTGGCAGCCAGACTTGAGTCTAACGCCAAGCCCGGGCAAATTCTGGTCAGTGAAGAAACGCTGAAGCGGGTGGATGGCATATTTGAAACATCGGCAATTGGCGAAATTATGGTCAAAGGCAAGGAAAAGCCTGTTCTTGTAACGGAGGTTCTGGAAGAAGCGGGCACTAAGCGGGTATCCGCACAAGCAGAGATTGAGGGGAGAGAAGGAGAATAA
- a CDS encoding quinone-dependent dihydroorotate dehydrogenase, giving the protein MLYTTLAKPILFRMDPEKAHHVVIDGLHSATRIPGIPAMMRAMYGVPESRELAVDLFGLHFPHPIGLAAGLDKNAKAVGMFANIGFGFAEVGTVTPKGQAGNELPRLFRLPTDDALVNRMGFNNEGTEAMARRLAQNHQRRIPIAVNIGKNKSTPNELAHEDYRACMKALYPYGDFFVINISSPNTPDLRALQHGDELRLLLSTVMEEMGVQAQASGSGRKPVLVKVAPDMTSEQLGYMVETITASGVNGIIATNTTVSREGLKHPHARETGGLSGKPLKERSTEVVRQIYSQTGGRLPIIGSGGIFTADDAYDKIRAGASLIEIYTALIYRGPGLLRELAAGIKERLRRDGFGSITEAVGADHR; this is encoded by the coding sequence TTGTTGTATACCACATTGGCCAAGCCCATCTTATTTCGGATGGATCCGGAGAAAGCCCATCATGTTGTGATAGACGGACTTCATTCAGCGACGCGGATACCGGGTATCCCGGCAATGATGCGCGCCATGTACGGCGTACCCGAGAGCCGGGAGCTTGCTGTCGATTTGTTCGGACTTCATTTTCCGCACCCTATCGGTTTGGCGGCCGGCTTGGATAAAAACGCAAAAGCGGTCGGTATGTTCGCCAATATCGGCTTCGGGTTCGCCGAGGTCGGCACAGTAACGCCGAAGGGACAAGCGGGCAACGAGCTGCCGCGGTTGTTCCGGCTGCCGACGGACGATGCGCTCGTCAATCGGATGGGCTTCAATAATGAAGGAACGGAAGCGATGGCAAGGCGGCTCGCTCAGAATCATCAACGCCGTATTCCGATAGCAGTAAATATAGGAAAGAATAAATCCACGCCAAATGAGCTCGCGCATGAGGATTACCGTGCATGTATGAAGGCGTTATATCCCTACGGAGATTTCTTTGTCATCAATATCAGTTCCCCGAATACTCCAGACCTGCGTGCTCTGCAGCATGGCGACGAGCTTCGGCTGCTGCTTTCCACTGTAATGGAGGAAATGGGCGTCCAGGCACAGGCAAGCGGTAGCGGGCGTAAACCGGTGCTTGTGAAGGTCGCGCCGGATATGACGAGCGAGCAGCTCGGCTATATGGTCGAGACGATCACGGCCAGCGGGGTAAACGGGATTATTGCCACGAATACAACTGTCAGCCGCGAAGGGTTAAAGCATCCGCATGCGAGGGAAACGGGCGGTTTAAGCGGCAAGCCCCTGAAGGAGCGTTCGACAGAGGTGGTGCGCCAAATATACAGCCAGACAGGCGGCAGACTGCCCATTATTGGCTCCGGCGGCATTTTTACGGCTGACGACGCATACGATAAAATTCGCGCCGGCGCAAGCTTAATCGAAATCTATACGGCGCTGATATATCGCGGACCCGGGCTTCTGAGGGAGCTTGCGGCCGGTATTAAGGAGCGTCTTCGCCGTGACGGATTCGGCAGTATTACGGAAGCTGTAGGCGCAGATCACAGGTAA
- a CDS encoding GTP pyrophosphokinase family protein, protein MDGRDWGLFLQPYEQAVEELKVKFKTLRTELKTREAYAPIEFVTGRVKRISSILEKAKRLQVPMERIETGIEDIAGIRIMCQFVDDIHRVAELIRTRKDLTLVFEKDYITNFKDSGYRSFHMIVEYPVQTAIGLKIVLAEVQIRTLAMNFWATIEHSLNYKYKESLPDEVRLRLKKAAEAASVLDAEMSSIRKEILDAQREFEEKSNMVSSVLSDIQDLYFFHRVREAVQFQLRFNELWEQEDAYGIRMLADEIRTALVRVKKSGGS, encoded by the coding sequence ATGGACGGTAGGGATTGGGGGCTGTTTCTACAGCCTTACGAGCAAGCGGTGGAAGAGCTTAAAGTCAAATTCAAGACGCTGCGGACGGAGTTGAAGACAAGAGAGGCCTATGCGCCGATCGAGTTTGTCACCGGGCGTGTGAAACGGATATCGAGCATATTGGAGAAAGCCAAACGGCTGCAGGTACCGATGGAGCGAATCGAAACCGGCATCGAAGACATTGCGGGCATTCGCATCATGTGCCAGTTTGTCGATGATATCCACCGCGTTGCGGAGCTGATCCGAACGCGTAAGGATCTCACGCTTGTATTCGAGAAAGATTATATCACGAATTTCAAGGACAGCGGCTATCGCAGCTTTCATATGATTGTAGAATACCCGGTTCAAACCGCGATTGGTCTGAAAATTGTGCTTGCGGAGGTGCAAATCCGCACGCTTGCGATGAATTTCTGGGCGACGATCGAGCATTCGCTTAACTATAAGTATAAGGAAAGCCTGCCCGACGAAGTGCGCCTGAGGCTCAAGAAGGCGGCCGAGGCCGCGTCCGTCCTCGATGCGGAAATGTCCAGCATCAGGAAGGAAATTCTTGATGCACAGCGGGAATTCGAGGAGAAGTCGAACATGGTTTCGAGTGTGCTGAGCGACATACAGGATCTGTATTTCTTCCACCGCGTGAGGGAAGCCGTTCAGTTTCAGCTGCGCTTTAACGAGCTGTGGGAGCAGGAGGATGCTTACGGGATCCGGATGCTCGCAGATGAAATCCGCACTGCGCTGGTTCGGGTAAAGAAAAGCGGTGGCTCCTAA
- a CDS encoding stalk domain-containing protein, whose translation MKHWTRNASLSLAAAITLTAFGSTAVAFAGSDTVLNNKPLYEVRTAAGTGEFNLRDGKSLNAAFRQPSSLLYVPEEGSFLVADTLNQRLRSVSLGETKAVAGMDIGYDEFNAPQGALADGPVDKAAFNSPAGLAIDNAGNVYIADSENNAVRMIDRDGKVTTIAGTGEIGLKDGAAKFAQLYHPLDVAVTKNGIVYVADTLNHVIRIIEGGNVKTIGTASTRSVQYTPGAVEAAGDFADGSFSEAKFNEPSGLALDVQGNLYVSDTGNQRIRYVDFAKGTVTTAAGGKSGQAVVYAADSPYAQGGYADGNAPDARFYSPRGLTVTPDGGLLIADSLNHVIRYLKDGRVSTVAGFPGETGKADGLAMAAQFNKPIDVAWMGNGRIGVADSGSNRILIISPYTVPPGVKDSKSPQLLYNSSLLQPDVAPVTINNSIFVPLRVLTEKLGFKVEYSGGKTKLTRGSDTYTVQTGSVNVVKSSEGEAKQSIKLTSAPFNKKNRIFLPVRFFAEEMGLDVQWLPEIHAVLLRDKRF comes from the coding sequence ATGAAGCATTGGACAAGAAACGCATCGTTGTCTTTAGCGGCGGCTATAACGCTGACCGCTTTCGGCAGTACCGCTGTGGCATTTGCCGGAAGCGACACCGTTCTGAATAATAAACCGCTCTATGAAGTGCGTACGGCCGCGGGAACCGGTGAGTTCAACCTTCGGGACGGCAAGTCGTTAAATGCGGCTTTCCGCCAGCCGTCGTCCCTGCTGTATGTTCCCGAAGAGGGGAGTTTCCTCGTTGCGGATACGCTTAATCAACGGCTGCGGTCCGTTTCTCTAGGCGAGACCAAGGCTGTGGCCGGTATGGATATTGGTTATGATGAATTCAATGCTCCGCAGGGAGCGTTAGCCGACGGTCCCGTGGATAAAGCGGCGTTCAACAGTCCGGCAGGCCTGGCTATCGATAACGCTGGAAACGTATATATCGCTGATTCGGAAAACAATGCTGTTCGCATGATCGACCGGGACGGAAAGGTAACGACAATTGCCGGAACCGGTGAGATCGGTTTGAAGGACGGCGCGGCCAAATTCGCGCAGCTCTATCATCCTCTTGATGTAGCCGTAACGAAGAATGGCATTGTCTATGTGGCTGATACGCTGAATCATGTCATTAGAATCATCGAAGGCGGCAATGTGAAGACAATTGGGACTGCCTCTACGCGTTCGGTTCAATATACTCCGGGAGCAGTGGAAGCTGCCGGCGATTTTGCAGACGGTTCGTTCAGCGAAGCAAAATTCAATGAGCCTAGTGGCTTGGCACTGGATGTGCAAGGCAATTTATACGTTAGCGATACGGGAAACCAGCGGATACGATATGTGGATTTCGCGAAAGGTACCGTAACGACTGCGGCCGGAGGAAAGAGCGGTCAAGCGGTCGTTTATGCCGCGGACTCTCCATACGCACAAGGCGGATACGCCGACGGCAACGCTCCAGACGCCCGATTTTATTCACCAAGGGGCTTGACCGTCACACCGGACGGCGGCCTGTTAATCGCCGACTCGCTCAACCACGTAATCCGTTACTTGAAGGATGGCCGAGTAAGCACTGTTGCCGGCTTTCCCGGTGAAACCGGAAAAGCCGATGGTTTGGCTATGGCTGCACAATTCAATAAGCCGATTGATGTCGCGTGGATGGGGAACGGGCGGATCGGTGTAGCCGACTCCGGAAGCAACAGGATTCTCATCATCTCTCCGTATACTGTGCCTCCGGGCGTGAAAGACAGTAAATCACCACAGCTGTTGTACAATTCGAGCTTATTGCAGCCGGATGTCGCACCCGTTACGATTAATAATTCGATATTCGTTCCTTTGCGGGTCCTTACCGAAAAGCTGGGATTCAAGGTGGAATACTCGGGCGGTAAAACGAAGTTAACACGCGGATCCGATACATATACAGTTCAAACGGGTTCGGTGAATGTTGTAAAATCGTCGGAGGGCGAAGCGAAGCAAAGCATCAAGCTGACTTCCGCTCCGTTCAACAAGAAGAATCGAATTTTTCTGCCGGTTAGATTTTTCGCTGAAGAGATGGGACTAGACGTCCAGTGGCTGCCTGAAATTCACGCGGTCCTGCTGCGTGATAAACGATTTTAA
- a CDS encoding DNA polymerase IV, with the protein MRGWNSSMKEERKSAGNSRVIIHLDMNAFYCSVHEAEEPSAYKGKPTAVAGSVELRKGVIVTSSYTARKAGVRTGMTVRQGLKVCPELILIRPDFDLYRKYSRGFMSIASQYTPLVEATSIDECYLDITGSSTFGEPLDIASAIQERIQGEWNLPCSIGVAPNKLLAKMASDMQKPNGFTVLRIRDVPRLLWDKPCDSLFGVGHKTAEKLRRLNIRTIGQLAAAEEAMLVKHFGVVGSWMKSAAHGIDHSPVSSARERNKSIGHTTTLPRDVTKREEAHRILLNLADQTGRRMRRQKLVAATVQIVIRKPDMSTVSRSSTLGVPTDTTNEIHREACKLFDKHWREGEPVRLLGVTLQNLTKQSETAMQLDLFDYEQQPRKAALTKTMDMLRDKFGEDAVLTAGMLGDDPSTLIRNKRIRGTSLQIDEHLLYSDE; encoded by the coding sequence ATGCGCGGCTGGAATTCTAGTATGAAGGAAGAGCGAAAGTCTGCAGGCAACAGCCGGGTCATTATCCATCTGGATATGAATGCATTCTACTGCTCCGTTCACGAAGCAGAGGAGCCGAGTGCTTATAAAGGAAAGCCGACCGCGGTTGCCGGGAGCGTGGAGCTCCGTAAGGGCGTCATCGTGACATCGTCTTATACGGCACGCAAAGCGGGCGTCAGGACGGGAATGACCGTACGTCAGGGCTTAAAGGTTTGTCCGGAGTTAATACTTATTCGTCCGGACTTTGATTTATACCGGAAATATTCGCGCGGCTTCATGTCGATCGCGAGTCAATATACACCGCTGGTAGAAGCCACTTCAATTGATGAATGCTATCTTGATATTACCGGTTCTTCCACATTCGGCGAGCCGCTTGATATCGCCAGCGCGATTCAGGAACGGATTCAAGGGGAATGGAACCTGCCCTGTTCAATCGGGGTTGCGCCAAACAAGCTTCTGGCCAAGATGGCCTCTGATATGCAGAAGCCAAACGGGTTTACGGTTCTGCGCATTCGCGATGTACCCCGGCTGCTTTGGGATAAGCCGTGCGATTCGCTCTTCGGAGTCGGACATAAAACGGCGGAGAAGCTGCGGCGTCTCAATATTCGCACGATCGGTCAGCTCGCGGCAGCGGAAGAAGCGATGCTGGTCAAGCATTTCGGCGTTGTGGGCTCCTGGATGAAATCGGCAGCGCACGGAATTGATCACTCGCCCGTCAGCAGCGCTAGAGAGCGCAACAAATCTATCGGGCATACGACTACGCTTCCGAGGGACGTCACCAAGCGGGAGGAGGCGCACCGCATTTTGCTGAATTTGGCGGATCAGACCGGCAGGAGAATGCGGCGGCAGAAGCTTGTGGCGGCCACGGTTCAGATCGTAATCCGTAAACCGGACATGTCAACGGTAAGCCGCTCGTCTACTCTTGGCGTGCCTACGGATACCACAAACGAGATTCACCGGGAAGCATGCAAATTGTTCGACAAGCATTGGCGCGAGGGCGAGCCGGTCAGGCTGCTGGGCGTGACGCTGCAAAATTTAACGAAGCAAAGCGAAACCGCCATGCAGCTTGATTTGTTTGATTACGAGCAGCAGCCCCGCAAGGCTGCGCTGACCAAAACGATGGATATGCTGCGCGACAAATTCGGGGAGGATGCGGTTCTCACGGCCGGCATGCTTGGAGACGATCCTTCAACGCTGATCAGAAACAAGCGAATTCGCGGGACATCCTTGCAAATCGATGAGCATTTGTTATATAGTGATGAGTGA